Sequence from the Caballeronia sp. SL2Y3 genome:
GCGTACTGGGCGCGGCTCGTAGAGCGGTTTTTGGAAGACTGAGCCGCGCCGCCGGCTGCGTTGGCGTTACGCCGGCAGCTTGAAACTGCCGATCGCCTCGCGCAGCACGTCCACCTGATCCTTCAGCGAATGCGCGGCGGCGGCCGCTTCTTCGACGAGCGCCGCGTTCTGCTGCGTCACCTGGTCCATTTCGACGACCGCGCGATTGACCTGTTCGATGCCCGCGCTCTGCTCGCGCGAGGCATCGCTGATTTCGTCGAGAATCTCGTTCACGCGCCGCACCGACTGCACGATCTCGCCCATCGTCGCGCCTGCGTTCGAAACGAGCGACGCGCCTTGCTGCACCGTCTGCGTCGACGTCTCGATCAGCGCCTTGATTTCCTTGGCCGCCGTTGCCGAACGTTGCGCGAGGCTGCGCACTTCCGCCGCGACCACCGCGAAGCCGCGGCCCTGTTCGCCGGCGCGCGCCGCTTCGACTGCGGCGTTCAGCGCCAGAATGTTCGTCTGGAAAGCGATGCCGTCGATCACGCCGATGATGTCGCCGATCTGCTGCGAACTCGCGGTGATGCGCGTCATCGTGTCGATGACTTCGCTGACCACGCCGCTGCCGCGCGTCGCCACGTCCGCCGCCTGTTCCGCGAGCCGCGCCGCTTGCGCCGCGCTTTGCGCGTTGTTCTTCACGTTGGCGGTCATTTCGTCCATGCTCGACGCCGTCTGCACGAGCGCGGCCGCCTGTTCCTCGGTGCGTTGCGAGAGGTCGGTGTTGCCCGCCGCGATCTCGGACGCGCCCACGTTGATGTTCTCGGTCCCGTTGCGCACGCGCGAAACGGTCTCGACGAGTCCGCGCTGCATCGTCGAAAGGGCGTGCAGCAGGCTCGTCGTGTCGTCCGGATGCACGGTCACGGCCGTCGTCAGATCGCCGTGGGCCATGCGGTGAGCGGCGCCCACTGCCAACTCCAGTTCGCCGCCGAGATTTCGCTTGATGCTGCGCACGACGACGAGCATCGCCACCGTCGCCGCCGCGCCCAGAAGCACCGTGACGAGCAGCCAGCGCAGCGCGCTCGCGTAGAACGCGCTTTGCACGTCGTCCATGTACATGCCGGTCACGATGTACCAGTCCCACGGCGCAAACCGTTGCGAATACGAGAGTTTCGCGACCGGCTTGTCGTTGCCCGGCTTCGACCAGAGATAGTGCACGAAACCGCCGCCCGGCTGGTCGCCCGCCTTGACGATATCG
This genomic interval carries:
- a CDS encoding methyl-accepting chemotaxis protein — protein: MTLNKKLGSLIAVLWIGLIAIGVIGAWQNRASMIDDRKEQLKSLVGEAHAIVSHYAALAANKTLTDEDAKKQALAVVAAIRYGTDGYLSINDSHPTMVMHPIKPAMIGQDMSNYADPAGTRLFVDIVKAGDQPGGGFVHYLWSKPGNDKPVAKLSYSQRFAPWDWYIVTGMYMDDVQSAFYASALRWLLVTVLLGAAATVAMLVVVRSIKRNLGGELELAVGAAHRMAHGDLTTAVTVHPDDTTSLLHALSTMQRGLVETVSRVRNGTENINVGASEIAAGNTDLSQRTEEQAAALVQTASSMDEMTANVKNNAQSAAQAARLAEQAADVATRGSGVVSEVIDTMTRITASSQQIGDIIGVIDGIAFQTNILALNAAVEAARAGEQGRGFAVVAAEVRSLAQRSATAAKEIKALIETSTQTVQQGASLVSNAGATMGEIVQSVRRVNEILDEISDASREQSAGIEQVNRAVVEMDQVTQQNAALVEEAAAAAHSLKDQVDVLREAIGSFKLPA